From Candidatus Neomarinimicrobiota bacterium:
GGTGCACCTATACGGCAGCCGACCTGGCGGGCACCTCCCGGATGACCTATGCCCCCAACGTGCGGGTCATCCGCCTTATGTGTTCCGGGCGCATCGATCCCCAGTTCATCCTGGCGGCCTTCCGCGAAGGAGCCGACGGCGTGCTCATCGGCGGCTGCCACCCGGGAGACTGCCACTATCAAGAGGGCAACTACAAGACCCTCCGCCGGTATACCCTCCTGAAGCGCTTGCTGGCGTCCCTGGGCATTGAAGATGAGCGCCTGCGACTGGAATGGATCTCCGCCTCGGAAGGTGATAAAGTCAAGCAGGTCGTCAACGATATGGTAGCTAAAATCCGCCAGCTGGGCCCCTTACGCCTGGCACCGCTGCCAACGCCGGTTATGGCTGAAGCGGCCGTCCCGGCTGCCGCCGAGATGGCAGGAGCAGCATCATGAGCAAACCCAAAGTAGCATTTTACTGGTGTGCATCTTGTGGCGGCTGCGAGGAAGCCGTAGTCGACCTGGCGGAGGGCATCCTGCCCGTCGTGGAGGCCGTGGATATCGTCTTCTGGCCCGTAGCACTGGATTTCAAACGCTCCGACGTGGAAGCCATGGCCGATGGCGAGATCGCCGCCTGCTTCGTCAATGGAGCCATCCGCACCTCCGAACAGGAGGAAATGGCCCAGCTGCTGCGCCGCAAAGCACAACTGCTGATCGCCTTCGGCAGCTGCGCCCATATGGGCGGAATCCCCGGCCTGGCCAATTTCAAGGACCGCGACAGTATCCTGGAGCGTGTCTACCAGGAGGTCCCCACGATAGGTAATCCCGAGAAGACCCGCCCCCAAGAAGAAACCCCCATTGACGGCGACGAATCCCTGACCCTGCCCGCCTTTAGCAACACGGTCCGCACCCTCGATCAGACCGTGGACGTGGACTACTACCTGCCGGGATGCCCGCCCCCGGTTAAGTTGATCGTGAACGCGGTCACAGCCATCCTGGAAGGCAAGCTGCCACCCAAGGGCACCGTGCTCGCTCCCGATAAGGCCTTGTGCGACGAGTGCCCCCGGAAGGAGACCAAGCCGGAGGAAATGAAGATCGAGCAGTTCAAACGCCCCCATCAGATCATAATTGATCCCGAGGAATGCCTGCTGGCCCAGGGACTTTTATGCCTGGGCCCGGCCACCCGCAGTGGCTGCGAGGCCGCCTGTATCAATGGTAATATGCCCTGCACCGGCTGCCTGGGACCCACCAGCCGCGTAAAGGACTACGGCGCCAAGGCTCTCTCGGCCATTGCCTCTTCCCTGGAGGCCGACGACGAGCAGACAATCGCCCGTCTAATGGAAGGCATCGTAGATCCGGCAGGCACCTTTTATCGCTACAGCCTTCCGGCTTCTTTACTGCATCGACGCCGGCAGACAACAGAAGGAACTGAGGCATGAGCCAGACTATCGTCATCGATCCCATTACCCGCCTGGAGGGCCACGGCAAGATCGATATCATCCTGAATGATCAGGGCAACGTCGATCGGGCTTACTTTCGAGTCCCCGAGCTGCGCGGCTTCGAGAAGTTCGCCGAAGGTCGCCCCGCCGAGGATATGCCCCAGATAACCTCCCGCATCTGCGGCGTCTGCCCCACCGCCCATCATATGGCCTCTACCAAAACCCTGGATGACCTCTACAAAGTGGACCCACCACCAGCCGCCAAGAAAATCCGGGAGATGGTCTATACCTGTTTCATGGTAGAAGACCATGCCCTGCACTTCTACTTCCTGGGAGGACCCGATTTTGTGGTGGGACCAACCGCTCCCAAGGCCGAGCGGAATATCCTTGGTGTGCTCGGCAAAGTCGGATTGGAAATCGGCAAAGAAGTTATCGGGCTGCGCAAACAGATTCGCGATCTTATTTCTCTGGCCGGCGGCAAGGTGATCCACCCAGTCTTCGGCCTGCCCGGCGGCATCTCCAAAGCGCTCACTGCCGAAGACCAGGAGAAATTTATCGCCGGCGCCAACCACGCTGTCGAATTCGGCCTCTTCAGCCTGAATCTCTTCAACGACGTGGTGCTGAAGAATCCCGACTATGTGGGCCACATCACCTCCGATACTTACACCCACGAGACCTACTACATGGGTCTTATGGATGAAAACAACAAGGTCAACTTCTATGACGGGCAAATACGGGTGGTATCCCCCGATGGGAAGGAGTTCGTCAAGTTCCCCGTCCAGCAATATTTAGAGCACGTGGCCGAACACGTTGAACCGTGGAGCTACGTCAAGTTTCCCTATCTGGCAACCGTGGGATGGACCGGCTTCGAGGACGGCATTAAGAGCGGCGTTTACTGCGTGGCGCCCCTGGCCCGCCTGAACGCTTCCGACGGCATGGCCACTCCCAAGGCCCAGGAAGCCTACGAGCTGTATAATAAAACGCTAGGAGGCAAGCCTGTCCATCACACCCTCGCCAACCACTGGGCCCGGCTCATCGAACTGCTCTATGCCGCCGAGCGGTTGAAGGAACTGGCCAATGATCCCGACATCATCAATCCGGATGTTCGCACCATTCCCACCGCGACTCCGGAAGAGGGCATGGGCGTAGTGGAAGCCCCCAGGGGCACTCTCTTCCATCACTACCAGACTGACGAGCGGGGGGTCATCACCAAGGCCAACCTCATTGTCGCCACCCAGAACAACGCCGCCCGCATCGCCATGTCGGTGGACAAGGCCGCCCGGGGCCTCATCAAGAACGGCAAGGTGGATGATGGCATTCTCAATATGGTGGAGATGGCCTTCCGGGCCTACGATCCCTGCCATGGCTGCGCTACCCATGCTCTGCCCGGACAGATGCCCCTGATCGTCAGCATTTACGACCAGCAGCATAACCTGCTCCAGGAAGTCCGCCGGGACGGGTAACCTTATGCGCCCACTGGTCCTCGGGCTGGGCAACGACCTCTTATCCGACGATACTGTTGGCATCCTGGCGGCCCGGGCCCTCAAACAACAGCTGCCCCACCAGGCCGATGTGATCGAAAGCCCCCTGGCCGGACTGGCACTCCTGGATATACTCACCGGCTACTCCCAGGCGGTGATCATTGATGCCATCTGCACCGGCCAGCACCCACCCGGAACCATCATCCGGCTCGGCCTGGATGACCTCTCCCGGGTACGCGCCCCAACCCCGCACTTCAGCGGCCTGCCGGAAATCTTCGCCTTGGCACA
This genomic window contains:
- a CDS encoding hydrogenase iron-sulfur subunit, yielding MSETQSTHSASNFEPRIVAFFCTWCTYTAADLAGTSRMTYAPNVRVIRLMCSGRIDPQFILAAFREGADGVLIGGCHPGDCHYQEGNYKTLRRYTLLKRLLASLGIEDERLRLEWISASEGDKVKQVVNDMVAKIRQLGPLRLAPLPTPVMAEAAVPAAAEMAGAAS
- a CDS encoding oxidoreductase; amino-acid sequence: MSKPKVAFYWCASCGGCEEAVVDLAEGILPVVEAVDIVFWPVALDFKRSDVEAMADGEIAACFVNGAIRTSEQEEMAQLLRRKAQLLIAFGSCAHMGGIPGLANFKDRDSILERVYQEVPTIGNPEKTRPQEETPIDGDESLTLPAFSNTVRTLDQTVDVDYYLPGCPPPVKLIVNAVTAILEGKLPPKGTVLAPDKALCDECPRKETKPEEMKIEQFKRPHQIIIDPEECLLAQGLLCLGPATRSGCEAACINGNMPCTGCLGPTSRVKDYGAKALSAIASSLEADDEQTIARLMEGIVDPAGTFYRYSLPASLLHRRRQTTEGTEA
- a CDS encoding Ni/Fe hydrogenase subunit alpha, which translates into the protein MSQTIVIDPITRLEGHGKIDIILNDQGNVDRAYFRVPELRGFEKFAEGRPAEDMPQITSRICGVCPTAHHMASTKTLDDLYKVDPPPAAKKIREMVYTCFMVEDHALHFYFLGGPDFVVGPTAPKAERNILGVLGKVGLEIGKEVIGLRKQIRDLISLAGGKVIHPVFGLPGGISKALTAEDQEKFIAGANHAVEFGLFSLNLFNDVVLKNPDYVGHITSDTYTHETYYMGLMDENNKVNFYDGQIRVVSPDGKEFVKFPVQQYLEHVAEHVEPWSYVKFPYLATVGWTGFEDGIKSGVYCVAPLARLNASDGMATPKAQEAYELYNKTLGGKPVHHTLANHWARLIELLYAAERLKELANDPDIINPDVRTIPTATPEEGMGVVEAPRGTLFHHYQTDERGVITKANLIVATQNNAARIAMSVDKAARGLIKNGKVDDGILNMVEMAFRAYDPCHGCATHALPGQMPLIVSIYDQQHNLLQEVRRDG
- a CDS encoding hydrogenase maturation protease, which encodes MRPLVLGLGNDLLSDDTVGILAARALKQQLPHQADVIESPLAGLALLDILTGYSQAVIIDAICTGQHPPGTIIRLGLDDLSRVRAPTPHFSGLPEIFALAQQLQLDFPQDLVIFAMEVEDPFTIGGGLSPAVRHALPALIDQVAAQVTEWAQTPATPPAD